In Bremerella cremea, the DNA window GCGACGAAGAGCATGCCCGGCTCGACCGTTTGTGGGGCGAGCTACGTTACGTCAGCCGCGATGCCCTGGATATTACGGTTGCTCTGGAACAGTTGCTCGAATTCGCGACCCAAGATGGCGATCCCACCATCTTCGAGCCCCTCCGCGAGCCGATCAAGAACCGGGCTATCGCGTTCAGGCAGCAGTTGATCGATACCCAGCCGGCGCATGTCGATGCGTTGGTTCGCTTCACCGAGAAAGCGTATCGCCGTCCATTAACCCCTCGCGACGAGCAAACCATTCGCGAACTGTACGCCGAACTGCGTGCCCAGAAGCAACCGCACGAAGAGGCAATTAAGTTGTCGCTGGCCCGCATTCTCGCTTCGCCTGGATTCCTTTATCGAGCCGAGATCCCTGGCCCAGGGAAAGAGGCTCGGCCGGTCGACAACTATGAACTGGCAACCCGCTTAAGTTACTTCCTCTGGTCGACCACCCCTGACGAAACGCTCCGCGAGTTGGCGGCGGCCGGAAAGCTACAAGACGATGCCATTCTAGAAGAGCAAACCAAGCGGATGCTACAAGACGAACGTATCCGCCGCCTGGCGATTCAGTTCGCGTGCCAATGGCTGCATGTCCGCGACTTCGATCAGTTCGACGAAAAGAGCGAGCAGCATTATCCGCAGTTCGCCGAACTACGTGGGCCAATGTACGAAGAGTCGGTTTTGTTCTTCGAGGATATGTTCCGCAACAACGGCTCGATCCTCGATATCTTAACCGCCGATCACACCTTCTTAAACGAAGAGCTGGCCCAGCATTACGGAATTCCTGAGGTGCAAGGGGAACAGTGGCGAAAGGTGGAAGGGGTGCGGCAATTTGGTCGAGGCGGCATTTTGACGCAAGCTACCGTGCTGGCGAAAAACTCTGGCGCGTCGCGGACGAGCCCGATTTTACGCGGGAACTGGATTTCAGAAACGCTGCTGGGGGAACGCCTGCCCCGGCCACCTTTGAATGTGCCGGTCCTGCCAGAAACGGCCCCCGCAGGGCTGACCGAGCGACAACTGATTGAAAAACATAGTAGCGTCGCTGAGTGTGCCAAGTGCCATAAGCGGATCGATCCGTACGGCTTCGCCCTGGAAAGTTACGACACCATCGGCGCGCTGCGTTCGGAAGACCAAAGCGGCCTTAAAATCGATGCCACAACCACGCTGATGGATGGCACCCCCATCGACGGCATGGAGGGCATTCGCGATTACATTGCCAACCAACGCCGCGAAACGTTCGTCAAACAATTTTGCAAAAAGCTGCTCGGCTACGCGTTGGGACGCTCGGTGCGGCTTTCCGACCAGCCGCTGTTAGATGAAATCTATGACGACCTGCAGCAAAACGACTTCCGCGTGCAGATCGCGATTGAACGTATCGTACTGAGCCCGCAGTTTCGTGAGATTCGCGGCAACGAATTTTCAGGGATCGAGTAACCACCACTCAAGGAAACCAAACCATGAAACGCAATTTCACACGCCGTACGATGCTACGCGGTCTCGGGGTGAGCATGGCCTTGCCGTGGATGGAATCGATTCCCGTGTGGGGAGAAACAACGTCCTCCTCCGCCGAGCCGCAATCGGAAGCTCCGCTACGTTTTGGCGTGATGTTCGCTGGCAACGGGTTCCATCGCGACCACTTCTGGGCCAAAGGAGAAGGGGCCGATATGGAGATCGGTCAGGTACTGGAACCACTCGACCCGTACAAAGACAAGCTGCTATTCATTCGCGGTTTGTACAACGCCGAAGCCCTCAAAGGCAACATTCACAGTTCGCAAACCGGCAACTTGCTCTCCGGGGCTCCGCTCTCCTCTGGGGGCGAAATTCGCTCCGGCACGAGCATCGACCAGGTGCTCGCCCAACAGTACGGTCACGATACGAAAGTGCCAAGCTTGGTGCTGGGCTGCGAAAAGTCGAACCCGTCGGTGCATAAGAATTATTCGATGCTCTACAGTTCGCACATTTCGTGGAGCTCGCCCACCACGCCCACCCCGCTGGAACTTTACCCGGCGTTGGCATTCGATCGCTTGTTTCAAGACGGAGCGAAGCGGGAAGAGAAAAGCGTGCTCGATGCGATTTTGGGGGATGCCCAAGACCTGCGACGCAACATCAGTCAGGCCGATCGCCGCAAGCTCGACGAATACCTCGATTCGGTGCGCGACGTCGAACAGCGGATCGACCGTGCCGGCAAGCGGGGCGAAATGCAAGGTTGGAAGCCGCCACTTGCCAAGCCAAACATCGCCCGCCCGGCCGATGGTATTCCCCAAGACATCGCCGAACACATGAAGCTGATGTGCGACATCATGGTGCTGGGCTTCCAAACCGACGCCACCCGCGTCTGCACGTTGAAGCTGAACAACGACCATTCGTCGCTCCGATTTTCCAACTTGGGGATCGACTACATGATCCACCATCTGCTTTCGCACCAGGAATCGGAAGACTGGCTCAAGGTCAACCAGTTCTTCTTCCAGCAGCTTGCGTACGTTGCCAAGCGGCTCAGCGAAACGCAAGAAGGGGAACGGACCACGCTCGACAACACGATGATCATGTTCTGCTCGAGCATGCTCGCCGGCAGCCAGCACGACGCCACCAAGTTGCCGGTGGTCATCCTGGGTGGCGGCGGTGGCAAGCTGAAAACCGGTCGCACGCTCGATTACCTTGATCAGCCTAATCGCAAGATGTGCAGCTTGTACCTCTCGCTGATGGACAAGTTTGGCATCCACAAAGACGAGTTCGGCGACTCAAACGAGCGTCTGGCCGACATTTAACCCACACGCTCGACTTCCCGTCGGCCCGCTCAGAGTGGTCAACGGGGTACTTCGTAGCGACTAAAGCGCTTAAATAAAGTGAAACGAAGTGAAGTTCAGCTTGCGTAATTTATTTTTGATATTATCTATTCTTTGCGTGACATGTGCTTGTCTACTCCCATTGGCAGACTGGATATCTGTTCAGGTTGAGAGTTATGTTTTCATCCGGGAGATAGAGCGACTTAGGCAAATCCAGGCTGCTGCTAATGTAGATTCCTTTGGGGTTCTAGATGGAACTCCAATTTCAGACGATGAAATGGATGAAATTCGCGAATGGGTCAGAAACCTGAGGGAGCACACTGCCGATGGCGAATGTCCATCTTGTATAAACGAGACCGATCTGAACGAATAAGCCAGGGTGCCCCGGGCATTTTGCCCGGGTTGGTTTGGCTGTGGTTTGAAGTAGGCGACGAATTAGTATTAGCCGAGTACCTGGCCGTCGTCACGGAGCATTAAGTTGAGGAACGCACCATGTCCTGCGAATCGGCGCTGGGTTGATCGTCGCGTGGAATCGCAAATAGAGGGCGTTGTCAATTTCAAACCACGTTTATTGATGTCTGCGCACGTAATCTCAAATTACTCAGTCTATGCACGGATTACGGGGATTCCGTTGGTCACCCCTGTTTGATTAGCAGCGCAGTCCTCAATAGATGGCCATTGCGTTGCCACGCTTGGTGTGTTGGGAAGTCACCAAGCAAACTCTGGTGCGTCAAGACGCACCCTACGAGTTTTGGGATTGGCGTGAGGGATGTTGAATACGTTTTATCGACCACTAATCCGCTCTGCGTCACGCGCAGCGTGACCTACGGGAAGGGAAGCGTGGTTATTCGTCGTTTTCTTTCTTCACTTCGTCGTGATACAAGCGGCGGATTTCTTTCAGGTCGACCGTTGGTTCGGGGAACTGCATCTGAAACGACTCGAATGCGGCCACCAAGATGCGGGCGACAACTAAGTTGCGGAACCATTTGCGGTTCGAAGGGATGATGAACCAAGGGGCGTACTCGGTACTGCAGCGGCGCAGTGCTTCTTCAAACGCTTTGGTGTATTCATCCCAGAAGGGACGCTCGGAATAGTCGCTTTCGCTGATCTTCCAATTTTTGGCTGGCTTGTCCAATCGTTTTTTGAAACGCTCGAGCTGTTCTTCCTGATCGATGTGCAGATAGAACTTTAAGATATGCGTACCGTTTTCGTGCAGCATCTTTTCGAAGTTGTTGATCTGCTCGTACCGTTTCGACCAGACTTCTTTCGGCACGATGTTGTGAACCCGTTGTACGAGGACGTCTTCGTAGTGCGAACGGTTGAAGACCGTGATATGTCCCAGACCAGGGGTCACTTTGTGGCAGCGCCACAAAAAGTCGTGCTCGGCTTCTTCCTTGGAGGGCACCTTGAAGCTAACCACGCGGCACCCTTGCGGGTTCATCGCGCGAAAGACATGCCGGACCGTGCCATCTTTACCGGCGGCGTCGCGGCCTTGCAGGACCACTAAGAGCGAACGTTTCCGCTCGGCGTACATTTGATATTGCAGGTCGCGAATCCGTTCGCGGAGGTGAATGGTCTCTTGCTCGGCCTCTTGCCGTTCGTTGTGCAGCTTCTTATGGGAAGGGTCAAACTTATCGAGATCAACCTTGCTACCAGGCGTCACGCGGAAACGTTCGTAATAATCCATCCAGCACCTCGCGGATTTCAAAGGGTGCAAAAATATTGGCGACTTATTGATTCCTGCGCGGGTAATCCAACATGGCTACGGACCGATTTGCCACGAATCCGAGGCTTCCGTTGGGCGTCCCTATTGGATTGATGACGCAGACCTTAATAGGTTGTATCCGCTGCAGGTTGATTTCCCAAGCCGGGAGTCGGTTGGGCCAGCATGTCCGCTTCGCGGGCCAGGCGTTCTTCGCGAATGAAGTACCACCCGCTTACCCACAACGAAACGAAACCCACCACCGCCAAGGTAAGCGAGAAGCTTTGAAAGAACTCTAACCGAGATTGCTCAGCCTTCCAGAGATCTTTGTAAACTTGAATCGCCGTCGAACCGGTATAGCCTAGCGAGTCGATCAAATAGATCGCGAAGACCGAAGTTCCCGAGGCCCTGGTAGCTGCGAAGATGCGATCGAACAGCACGGTATACGGCACATAGGCCAGGTACGAACCCAGCCCAATGAAGATCATCCAGTTCAAACCGCTGATCCACTGAGCTCGAAACAAAAGGGTCGTTCCGCCGAGCATGACAACCCCAGTTAGCATGATCGCAAAGGTGGCTACCAGGGCGTGCCGGTTATGGCGAAAGAAGCTGAGCGCTGCCAAAGTGAAGGCAATCGTGATGGCACTTACCACTTCCACTTTGGTAAAGATCGCCGGCACATTGGCCAAGCCCAACTCGTGCAAAAGATCGGCGGCGTAGTTGTCGCGAAAATCGCGGAACGATGTAAGCAGCACGTAAATAAAGCTGAGCAAAATCAATCCCAACGAGAAATGGGCCAGGAACGACCATTGATCTTTCGAAGTCATCGCCGAACGCTGCGAACGTTCTTGCTGATCGTTTAAATCAGGCTGGGGCAGGGCGTCCAACAGCCAAGCCGAGACCGCCAGCGGAGGCAAGAAGACAAGCCCGGTCCAAAACGGCATCCAAAATTGATCAACCCCGCCGACCTCTAAGACGCGATGGCCAATATCTTTCACGGCTCCCGTCGCGAAGATATACGAACAACTGAGCGTGGCCACCATAATCTCGGTAGCGCGTCTTCCTTCCAGGTAGCGCATCGCCAGGCCCCACACCATGCCCAG includes these proteins:
- a CDS encoding DUF1552 domain-containing protein: MKRNFTRRTMLRGLGVSMALPWMESIPVWGETTSSSAEPQSEAPLRFGVMFAGNGFHRDHFWAKGEGADMEIGQVLEPLDPYKDKLLFIRGLYNAEALKGNIHSSQTGNLLSGAPLSSGGEIRSGTSIDQVLAQQYGHDTKVPSLVLGCEKSNPSVHKNYSMLYSSHISWSSPTTPTPLELYPALAFDRLFQDGAKREEKSVLDAILGDAQDLRRNISQADRRKLDEYLDSVRDVEQRIDRAGKRGEMQGWKPPLAKPNIARPADGIPQDIAEHMKLMCDIMVLGFQTDATRVCTLKLNNDHSSLRFSNLGIDYMIHHLLSHQESEDWLKVNQFFFQQLAYVAKRLSETQEGERTTLDNTMIMFCSSMLAGSQHDATKLPVVILGGGGGKLKTGRTLDYLDQPNRKMCSLYLSLMDKFGIHKDEFGDSNERLADI
- a CDS encoding polyphosphate kinase 2 family protein, producing MDYYERFRVTPGSKVDLDKFDPSHKKLHNERQEAEQETIHLRERIRDLQYQMYAERKRSLLVVLQGRDAAGKDGTVRHVFRAMNPQGCRVVSFKVPSKEEAEHDFLWRCHKVTPGLGHITVFNRSHYEDVLVQRVHNIVPKEVWSKRYEQINNFEKMLHENGTHILKFYLHIDQEEQLERFKKRLDKPAKNWKISESDYSERPFWDEYTKAFEEALRRCSTEYAPWFIIPSNRKWFRNLVVARILVAAFESFQMQFPEPTVDLKEIRRLYHDEVKKENDE
- a CDS encoding DUF5690 family protein; the protein is MIQLRGSRALHDRLMRASPWVTILFASATSFSVYFCMYAFRKPFTVATYDGLVFGGTGVQLKTALVLGQLFGYALSKYIGIKFCSQLRRENLLVAMLGLIGFAQAALLGFALLPNAWKVAAIFANGLPLGMVWGLAMRYLEGRRATEIMVATLSCSYIFATGAVKDIGHRVLEVGGVDQFWMPFWTGLVFLPPLAVSAWLLDALPQPDLNDQQERSQRSAMTSKDQWSFLAHFSLGLILLSFIYVLLTSFRDFRDNYAADLLHELGLANVPAIFTKVEVVSAITIAFTLAALSFFRHNRHALVATFAIMLTGVVMLGGTTLLFRAQWISGLNWMIFIGLGSYLAYVPYTVLFDRIFAATRASGTSVFAIYLIDSLGYTGSTAIQVYKDLWKAEQSRLEFFQSFSLTLAVVGFVSLWVSGWYFIREERLAREADMLAQPTPGLGNQPAADTTY